Proteins found in one Paralichthys olivaceus isolate ysfri-2021 chromosome 19, ASM2471397v2, whole genome shotgun sequence genomic segment:
- the LOC109640833 gene encoding hatching enzyme 1.2-like isoform X1: MSRRDSAWLLLFFCVSTAVGVPIQPPQGAAAPDTGNVTVTLKLDEQQLNTSQPSEVSAQLFNDTHNATLPSPGGGSVSVKLGPPQRVSSETLEELQEDLIVQEGDILMPEDRNAVESLWQDAMVPYSISYELADRESNIDAAFTMISNFTCIRFKKHTTELNYLNIKDGRGCASYVGCRGGAQALYYGRSCSEGNLCHELVHALGLHHEHTRWDRDQYVSVQWQSIMPGRQNNFKVKHGDTLNLPYDVNSIMHYGWYFFSQDGGPTLLPKTGGEHMGQRAHLSQLDIQKLNSLYHCDERKKSQ; encoded by the exons ATGTCGCGTCGTGACTCTGCGTGgctcctgctcttcttctgcGTGTCCACAG CTGTTGGAGTCCCCATACAACCCCCCCAGggtgctgctgctcctgacaCAG GTAACGTCACAGTGACGCTGAAGCTCGACGAGCAGCAGCTAAATACTTCACAGCCTTCAGAAG TCAGTGCTCAGCTGTTCAATgatacccacaatgcaactcttCCATCACCAG GTGGTGGATCCGTTTCCGTCAAGCTTGGGCCGCCGCAGAGAGTCAGCTCCGAAACTTTAGAGG AGCTTCAAGAAGACCTGATCGTCCAAGAAGGAGACATTCTGATGCCG GAGGACAGGAACGCTGTGGAGAGCCTGTGGCAGGACGCCATGGTCCCCTACTCCATCAGTTATGAACTGG ctgatcGAGAGTCGAACATCGACGCTGCCTTCACAATGATCTCAAACTTCACATGTATTCGCTTCAAAAAACACACGACGGAGCTGAACTACCTGAACATCAAGGACGGGAGAGG ctGTGCGTCCTACGTGGGCTGTCGAGGAGGAGCCCAGGCGCTGTACTACGGTCGGTCGTGCAGCGAGGGGAACCTCTGCCATGAGCTGGTCCACGCACTGGGACTACATCACGAACACACCCGCTGGGACCGGGACCAGTACGTCAGCGTGCAGTGGCAGAGCATCATGCCAG GGAGACAAAATAACTTCAAGGTGAAACATGGGGACACTCTGAATCTGCCGTATGACGTAAACTCCATCATGCACTACGGATG GTATTTCTTCAGTCAGGACGGGGGTCCCACTTTGTTGCCCAAGACGGGCGGAGAGCACATGGGTCAGAGGGCCCATCTCAGTCAGCTGGACATCCAGAAACTCAACTCGCTCTACCACTGTG ATGAGCGGAAGAAATCCCAGTGA
- the LOC109640833 gene encoding zinc metalloproteinase nas-14-like isoform X2, producing the protein MSRRDSAWLLLFFCVSTAVGVPIQPPQGAAAPDTGGGSVSVKLGPPQRVSSETLEELQEDLIVQEGDILMPEDRNAVESLWQDAMVPYSISYELADRESNIDAAFTMISNFTCIRFKKHTTELNYLNIKDGRGCASYVGCRGGAQALYYGRSCSEGNLCHELVHALGLHHEHTRWDRDQYVSVQWQSIMPGRQNNFKVKHGDTLNLPYDVNSIMHYGWYFFSQDGGPTLLPKTGGEHMGQRAHLSQLDIQKLNSLYHCDERKKSQ; encoded by the exons ATGTCGCGTCGTGACTCTGCGTGgctcctgctcttcttctgcGTGTCCACAG CTGTTGGAGTCCCCATACAACCCCCCCAGggtgctgctgctcctgacaCAG GTGGTGGATCCGTTTCCGTCAAGCTTGGGCCGCCGCAGAGAGTCAGCTCCGAAACTTTAGAGG AGCTTCAAGAAGACCTGATCGTCCAAGAAGGAGACATTCTGATGCCG GAGGACAGGAACGCTGTGGAGAGCCTGTGGCAGGACGCCATGGTCCCCTACTCCATCAGTTATGAACTGG ctgatcGAGAGTCGAACATCGACGCTGCCTTCACAATGATCTCAAACTTCACATGTATTCGCTTCAAAAAACACACGACGGAGCTGAACTACCTGAACATCAAGGACGGGAGAGG ctGTGCGTCCTACGTGGGCTGTCGAGGAGGAGCCCAGGCGCTGTACTACGGTCGGTCGTGCAGCGAGGGGAACCTCTGCCATGAGCTGGTCCACGCACTGGGACTACATCACGAACACACCCGCTGGGACCGGGACCAGTACGTCAGCGTGCAGTGGCAGAGCATCATGCCAG GGAGACAAAATAACTTCAAGGTGAAACATGGGGACACTCTGAATCTGCCGTATGACGTAAACTCCATCATGCACTACGGATG GTATTTCTTCAGTCAGGACGGGGGTCCCACTTTGTTGCCCAAGACGGGCGGAGAGCACATGGGTCAGAGGGCCCATCTCAGTCAGCTGGACATCCAGAAACTCAACTCGCTCTACCACTGTG ATGAGCGGAAGAAATCCCAGTGA